The following proteins come from a genomic window of Gottfriedia acidiceleris:
- a CDS encoding AmiS/UreI family transporter, with the protein MGAVGLLLSGATLFLNSLVLLNKANAKSAALLNLFVGTLQIVFPIYLLMHLGAGKWELFNTASIFFFGITYLYNGFTNLKGFNGTGLGWFSLWVSIMSVLWAFVNFAIIHDVVNGLLWVMWAYLWYLFFAGLVLGKKIERYTGIVAMIQSWTTITLPAFFMLLGIWQETVISNAWIVVLGASILYFVIHEVKAYVTNKKFQLFNQPELKN; encoded by the coding sequence ATGGGAGCTGTAGGTTTACTTTTATCTGGTGCAACTCTGTTTTTAAATAGTCTTGTTTTATTAAATAAAGCCAATGCTAAAAGTGCAGCATTATTAAACTTATTTGTTGGTACATTACAAATCGTTTTTCCTATTTACTTATTAATGCATTTAGGTGCTGGTAAGTGGGAATTATTTAATACGGCAAGTATTTTCTTTTTTGGTATTACTTATTTATATAATGGATTTACAAATCTTAAAGGTTTTAATGGAACTGGCTTAGGATGGTTTTCACTTTGGGTATCCATCATGTCTGTACTTTGGGCTTTCGTGAACTTTGCGATTATTCACGATGTTGTTAACGGACTATTATGGGTTATGTGGGCATATTTATGGTATCTATTCTTTGCTGGTCTAGTATTAGGTAAGAAAATAGAACGATACACAGGTATCGTTGCAATGATTCAATCTTGGACTACCATTACTCTTCCTGCATTTTTTATGCTTTTAGGGATTTGGCAGGAGACAGTCATTTCAAATGCATGGATCGTAGTTTTAGGAGCATCAATATTGTATTTTGTTATCCATGAAGTTAAAGCGTATGTTACAAATAAAAAATTCCAGTTGTTTAATCAACCTGAATTAAAAAATTAA
- the atpD gene encoding F0F1 ATP synthase subunit beta, protein MSNGIITQVLGPVVDVKFENGQLPQIYNALRVRKEAGDANEVNIDLTLEVALHLGDDTVRTVAMASTDGLVRGMEAVNTGKPISVPVGDATLGRVFNVLGDNIDLDEELGEDVRRDPIHRQAPKFEELTTKVEILETGIKVVDLLAPYIKGGKIGLFGGAGVGKTVLIQELINNIAQEHGGISVFAGVGERTREGNDLYHEMSDSGVIKKTAMVFGQMNEPPGARQRVALTGLTMAEYFRDEQGQDVLFFIDNIFRFTQAGSEVSALLGRMPSAVGYQPTLATEMGQLQERITSTNKGSVTSIQAIYVPADDYTDPAPATAFAHLDATTNLERRLSEMGIYPAVDPLASTSRALNPEIVGEEHYEVARQVQSTLQRYRELQDIIAILGMDELSEEDKLVVARARRIQFFLSQNFHVAEQFTGQKGSYVPVKETVSGFKEILEGKYDTLPEDAFRLVGRIEEVVEKAKTLV, encoded by the coding sequence ATGAGCAATGGTATTATTACTCAGGTATTAGGTCCGGTTGTAGACGTAAAGTTCGAAAACGGCCAATTACCACAAATATATAATGCGTTACGTGTTCGTAAAGAAGCGGGCGACGCAAACGAAGTAAACATTGATTTAACATTAGAAGTTGCTCTTCACTTAGGTGACGATACTGTTCGTACAGTTGCAATGGCTTCAACTGATGGATTAGTACGCGGAATGGAAGCAGTTAACACAGGTAAACCAATTTCGGTTCCAGTTGGTGACGCTACATTAGGACGCGTATTCAATGTATTAGGTGACAACATTGACTTAGACGAAGAACTTGGAGAAGACGTACGTCGTGACCCAATTCACCGTCAAGCACCTAAATTTGAAGAATTAACTACAAAAGTAGAAATCCTTGAAACTGGTATCAAAGTAGTAGACTTATTAGCTCCTTACATCAAAGGTGGTAAAATCGGTCTATTCGGTGGTGCGGGTGTAGGTAAAACTGTACTAATTCAAGAATTAATTAACAACATCGCACAAGAACACGGCGGTATCTCAGTATTCGCTGGTGTAGGTGAGCGTACTCGTGAAGGTAACGACTTATACCACGAAATGAGCGACTCTGGCGTTATCAAGAAAACAGCGATGGTATTCGGACAAATGAACGAACCACCTGGTGCACGTCAACGTGTTGCCTTAACTGGTTTAACAATGGCTGAATATTTCCGTGATGAGCAAGGACAAGACGTGTTATTCTTTATCGATAACATCTTCCGTTTCACTCAAGCAGGTTCTGAGGTTTCTGCCCTATTAGGTCGTATGCCTTCTGCGGTAGGTTACCAACCAACTCTTGCTACTGAAATGGGTCAATTACAAGAGCGTATCACTTCAACAAACAAAGGTTCTGTAACTTCGATTCAAGCGATTTACGTTCCTGCCGATGACTATACGGATCCAGCACCAGCTACAGCGTTCGCTCACTTAGATGCAACAACAAACTTAGAGCGTCGTTTATCTGAGATGGGTATTTACCCAGCGGTAGATCCATTAGCGTCTACATCTCGTGCATTAAATCCTGAAATCGTTGGTGAAGAGCACTATGAAGTAGCTCGTCAAGTACAATCAACTTTACAACGTTATAGAGAACTTCAAGATATCATCGCAATCTTAGGTATGGATGAGTTATCAGAAGAAGATAAATTAGTCGTAGCTCGTGCTCGTCGTATTCAATTCTTCTTATCTCAAAACTTCCACGTTGCGGAGCAATTCACAGGACAAAAAGGTTCTTACGTACCAGTTAAAGAAACTGTTAGTGGATTCAAAGAGATCTTAGAAGGTAAATATGATACTCTTCCTGAAGATGCATTCCGTTTAGTTGGACGCATTGAAGAAGTAGTAGAAAAAGCAAAAACATTAGTATAA
- a CDS encoding F0F1 ATP synthase subunit epsilon, with protein sequence MKTMKVSIVTPNGPAYEGETEFVSTKATSGELGILPGHISTVAPLATAPVKIKSPAGTDYVAVSGGFIEIRPEAVTILAQSAEASTEIDVERAVEAKKRAEKRLQERRPDTDIKRAELALHKAMNRLNVAQFK encoded by the coding sequence ATGAAGACAATGAAAGTCAGTATCGTCACTCCTAATGGACCGGCTTATGAAGGCGAAACAGAATTCGTTAGCACGAAAGCAACTAGTGGTGAGCTAGGTATTTTACCAGGACACATTTCAACTGTGGCACCGTTAGCAACAGCACCTGTTAAAATTAAATCACCAGCTGGAACAGATTACGTTGCAGTTAGTGGAGGATTCATTGAAATTCGACCTGAAGCCGTTACAATATTGGCTCAATCTGCTGAAGCATCAACTGAAATCGATGTTGAGCGTGCAGTAGAAGCAAAAAAACGTGCAGAAAAACGTCTACAAGAAAGACGACCTGACACAGATATCAAACGTGCTGAACTTGCTTTACACAAAGCAATGAACCGTTTAAACGTAGCACAATTTAAGTAA
- the atpA gene encoding F0F1 ATP synthase subunit alpha, with amino-acid sequence MSIKAEEISALIKKQIENYQTEIEVSDVGTVIQVGDGIARAHGLDQCMSGELVEFSNGVMGLAQNLEENNVGIIILGPYTGIKEGDEVRRTGRIMQVPVGEALVGRVVNSLGLPVDGLGPIETTKSRPIENAAPGVMARKSVHEPLQTGIKAIDALVPIGRGQRELIIGDRQTGKTAVAIDTILNQADQNMICIYVAIGQKESTVRGLVETLRKHGALDYTIVVTAPASSPAPMLYLAPFAGVTMGEEFMYNGKHVLVVYDDLSKQAVAYRELSLLLKRPPGREAYPGDVFYLHSRLLERAAKLNDELGGGSLTALPFIETQAGDISAYIPTNVISITDGQIFLQSDLFFSGVRPAINAGLSVSRVGGSAQTKAMKSVAGTLRLDLASFRELEAFAAFGSDLDKATQAKLNRGARTVEILKQGLHKPLKVEKQVTSLYALTRGHLDSVAVEDITRFEEEMLAWMDANAKGLLDAIRDTGKLPNEADLDAAITSFKKNFIASK; translated from the coding sequence ATGAGCATCAAAGCTGAAGAAATCAGTGCGCTGATTAAAAAGCAAATCGAAAATTACCAAACTGAAATAGAAGTTAGTGATGTTGGTACAGTTATCCAAGTTGGTGACGGTATCGCTCGTGCTCATGGTCTTGACCAATGTATGTCTGGAGAGCTAGTTGAGTTCTCTAACGGCGTTATGGGACTAGCACAAAACTTAGAAGAAAACAACGTAGGTATTATCATCTTAGGACCTTACACAGGCATTAAAGAAGGCGACGAAGTTCGTCGTACTGGACGCATCATGCAAGTTCCAGTTGGTGAAGCATTAGTAGGACGTGTAGTAAACTCATTAGGTCTACCAGTTGATGGATTAGGCCCAATCGAAACAACTAAATCTCGTCCAATTGAAAACGCTGCTCCAGGCGTAATGGCACGTAAATCAGTACATGAGCCATTACAAACAGGTATCAAAGCGATCGACGCTCTTGTACCAATCGGACGTGGACAACGTGAGTTAATCATCGGTGACCGTCAAACTGGTAAAACAGCTGTAGCAATCGATACAATCCTTAACCAAGCTGACCAAAACATGATCTGTATCTATGTTGCAATTGGTCAAAAAGAATCAACAGTTCGTGGACTTGTTGAAACTTTACGTAAGCATGGCGCATTAGATTACACAATCGTTGTAACTGCACCTGCTTCATCTCCAGCTCCAATGTTATATTTAGCTCCTTTCGCTGGTGTAACAATGGGTGAAGAGTTTATGTACAATGGTAAACACGTATTAGTAGTATACGATGATTTATCAAAACAAGCGGTAGCTTACCGTGAGCTTTCACTATTATTAAAACGTCCTCCAGGTCGTGAAGCATATCCAGGGGATGTATTCTACTTACACTCTCGCTTATTAGAGCGTGCAGCTAAGTTAAATGATGAGTTAGGTGGCGGTTCATTAACTGCATTACCATTCATTGAAACACAAGCTGGTGATATCTCAGCTTATATTCCAACAAACGTAATCTCGATTACTGACGGACAAATCTTCTTACAGTCTGACTTATTCTTCTCTGGCGTACGTCCAGCGATTAATGCAGGTCTTTCTGTATCACGTGTTGGTGGTTCAGCGCAAACTAAGGCGATGAAATCAGTAGCAGGTACGCTACGTCTTGACTTAGCGTCATTCCGTGAGCTAGAAGCATTTGCTGCGTTCGGTTCAGACTTAGATAAAGCAACTCAAGCTAAACTTAACCGTGGTGCTCGTACAGTTGAAATCCTTAAACAAGGTTTACACAAACCATTAAAAGTAGAAAAACAAGTAACATCTTTATATGCATTAACACGTGGTCACTTGGACAGCGTAGCAGTTGAAGACATTACTCGTTTTGAAGAAGAAATGTTAGCTTGGATGGACGCTAACGCAAAAGGTTTATTAGATGCGATTCGTGATACTGGTAAATTACCAAACGAAGCTGACCTTGACGCTGCAATCACAAGCTTTAAAAAGAACTTTATTGCTTCTAAATAA
- a CDS encoding F0F1 ATP synthase subunit gamma produces the protein MASLRDIKTKINSTKKTSQITKAMEMVSAAKLNRAEQNSKQFVPYMEKMQEVVGSVAKGVNSRHPMLVTRPVKKTGYIVITSDRGLAGAFNSNVLRAVTNTIKERHKSNDEFAIIVLGRVGRDYFKRLGYPIVEEVLGIPDQPSFDDIQKFANRTVQMYTDGIFDELYLSYNHFVSKISQEVTEKKLLPLTDIDTGKATTNYEFEPSDDEILEVLLPQYAESLIFGALLDSKASEHASRMTAMKSATDNAKEVISKLTLHYNRARQAAITQEITEIVGGAAALG, from the coding sequence GTGGCATCATTACGCGATATAAAAACAAAAATTAATTCAACAAAAAAGACAAGCCAAATCACAAAAGCAATGGAGATGGTTTCTGCTGCGAAATTAAACCGTGCTGAGCAAAACTCTAAGCAATTCGTTCCTTACATGGAAAAAATGCAAGAGGTAGTTGGTAGCGTGGCAAAAGGTGTAAACAGTAGACATCCGATGCTAGTAACTCGTCCAGTTAAAAAGACTGGTTACATTGTCATCACTTCTGACCGTGGTTTAGCGGGTGCATTTAATAGTAACGTATTACGTGCGGTAACTAATACAATTAAAGAGCGTCATAAATCGAATGATGAATTTGCAATTATTGTACTAGGTCGAGTTGGACGTGACTACTTTAAGCGTTTAGGTTATCCAATCGTTGAAGAGGTTCTTGGAATTCCAGATCAACCTTCATTCGATGATATTCAAAAATTTGCTAATCGTACAGTTCAAATGTATACAGACGGCATTTTTGATGAGCTTTACTTATCATATAATCATTTCGTAAGTAAGATTTCTCAAGAAGTTACTGAGAAAAAGCTATTACCTTTAACAGATATTGACACAGGTAAGGCAACAACTAATTACGAATTTGAACCATCTGATGATGAAATCTTAGAAGTTTTACTGCCTCAATATGCAGAAAGCTTAATCTTTGGTGCATTATTAGACAGTAAAGCTAGTGAACACGCTTCACGTATGACAGCGATGAAAAGTGCAACTGATAATGCAAAAGAAGTTATTAGTAAGCTTACTCTTCACTATAACCGTGCGCGTCAAGCAGCAATTACACAAGAAATTACTGAAATCGTCGGTGGAGCAGCAGCACTTGGCTAA
- the atpF gene encoding F0F1 ATP synthase subunit B, translating to MLNGSLFVLAEAGHVSGVPWGNVVYQLVIFLILLALLKKYALGPVMGIMKQREDHIANQLDSAEKNNADAMKLVEEQKQELVAARTEARELLEKARKQADVQREEIVAAAKAEAENLKESAKREITREKELAVQSVQQQVASLSVLIASKVLEKEVKSEDQSAIFDQYLKEVGEAK from the coding sequence GTGTTAAACGGATCACTATTCGTATTAGCTGAAGCAGGGCATGTTTCTGGTGTACCTTGGGGCAATGTCGTGTATCAATTAGTAATATTCCTGATTTTACTTGCTCTTCTGAAAAAGTATGCTTTAGGACCAGTAATGGGAATTATGAAACAACGTGAAGATCACATCGCTAATCAATTAGATTCAGCTGAGAAAAACAACGCTGATGCAATGAAACTAGTTGAAGAGCAAAAGCAAGAGTTAGTTGCTGCTCGAACTGAAGCTCGTGAGCTTCTTGAGAAAGCTAGAAAGCAAGCTGATGTACAACGTGAAGAAATCGTTGCCGCAGCAAAAGCAGAAGCTGAAAACTTGAAAGAAAGCGCTAAACGTGAAATTACTCGTGAGAAAGAGCTTGCAGTACAATCAGTTCAACAACAAGTTGCTTCATTATCTGTATTAATTGCTTCTAAAGTACTTGAAAAAGAAGTGAAGTCTGAAGACCAATCTGCTATTTTTGATCAATATCTTAAAGAAGTAGGCGAAGCTAAATGA
- the atpE gene encoding F0F1 ATP synthase subunit C: MALIAAAIAIGLGALGAGIGNGLIVSRTVEGVARQPELRSTLQTLMFIGVALVEALPIIAVVIAFMAFGKA; this comes from the coding sequence ATGGCTTTAATCGCAGCGGCAATCGCAATAGGTTTAGGTGCACTAGGTGCAGGTATTGGTAACGGTTTAATTGTATCACGTACAGTAGAAGGTGTTGCTCGTCAACCAGAATTACGTTCAACTCTTCAAACTTTAATGTTCATCGGGGTTGCATTAGTTGAGGCACTTCCAATCATCGCAGTAGTTATCGCATTCATGGCATTTGGTAAAGCTTAA
- a CDS encoding F0F1 ATP synthase subunit delta: MSNELVAKRYANALFELATEQNLVETVEHDLQVVKKEYVGNLELNKFLQHPGITKESKKSVLNDTFASISETVLNLVCLLVDRGRMSTISNLVTEYVKIANETRNIADATVYSVTAMSSEELDKIGALFASKLGKNSIRLKNEIDPSLIGGYKVRVGNRIFDGSLKNKLVRIERELIAK; this comes from the coding sequence ATGAGTAACGAATTAGTTGCAAAACGCTACGCAAACGCTCTTTTTGAATTAGCAACTGAACAAAATTTAGTAGAAACTGTTGAACATGACTTACAAGTAGTGAAAAAGGAGTATGTAGGAAACTTAGAATTAAATAAGTTTTTACAACACCCTGGTATCACAAAAGAAAGCAAAAAGTCTGTCTTAAATGACACGTTTGCTTCAATCTCTGAAACGGTATTAAATCTAGTATGCTTATTAGTTGATCGTGGGCGAATGAGCACTATTTCTAACTTAGTAACTGAATATGTAAAAATTGCGAATGAAACTCGTAATATTGCAGATGCAACAGTTTACTCTGTAACGGCAATGTCTTCGGAAGAACTAGATAAAATTGGAGCGTTATTCGCTTCTAAATTAGGTAAAAACTCAATACGTTTGAAAAACGAAATTGATCCATCTTTAATCGGTGGTTATAAAGTTCGTGTAGGAAACCGTATTTTTGACGGCAGTTTAAAAAATAAACTTGTTCGAATTGAACGTGAATTAATCGCAAAATAG
- a CDS encoding ATP synthase subunit I yields MQKDNFRRFTRDMLYIIALAVLGWAFTDYKTIFTGYILGTVTSFYCIWILHRKINTFFDRVLKQQKVRSLGTVICLSAVALAMVIALRYENFVSIPALTAGLMTGHLVIMIHFALQQTSFARKRGE; encoded by the coding sequence ATGCAAAAAGATAATTTTAGACGATTCACACGAGATATGTTGTATATCATTGCTTTAGCTGTTTTAGGTTGGGCATTTACCGACTATAAAACAATATTCACAGGCTATATTCTCGGAACAGTAACTAGCTTTTATTGTATATGGATTCTACACAGAAAGATAAATACCTTTTTTGACCGAGTTTTAAAGCAACAAAAAGTTCGATCTTTAGGTACTGTAATTTGTCTTTCAGCGGTGGCTCTAGCTATGGTCATCGCGCTTCGGTATGAAAATTTTGTGAGCATACCGGCACTAACTGCGGGACTAATGACAGGACATCTTGTCATTATGATACATTTTGCATTACAACAAACGTCTTTTGCAAGGAAGAGAGGTGAATAA
- a CDS encoding AtpZ/AtpI family protein yields MKNNNQHPLKAMALMSSILAQLVGSILIGIFLGRWIDSFFNWPVPVFMIIFLLLGLFTGIYGTLKLVKQFTPGD; encoded by the coding sequence ATGAAAAACAACAATCAACATCCTCTTAAAGCAATGGCACTCATGTCTTCCATTCTAGCTCAGCTTGTCGGTTCTATTCTCATAGGCATCTTTTTAGGAAGATGGATTGATTCATTTTTTAATTGGCCAGTACCAGTATTTATGATCATCTTTTTACTGTTAGGATTATTTACTGGAATCTACGGCACGCTTAAATTAGTTAAGCAATTCACACCAGGGGACTAG
- a CDS encoding TetR/AcrR family transcriptional regulator yields MSIKNNLDPRVIRTRQLLQDALITLLSDKEFEAISVQDITKKANVNRATFYSHYEDKYQMVRQIVREKLVDLDSAMKNVDFSKYDGNTNSLDEMALKSYFHLFEHIEKNSYFYKVLLKRQGPNIFRRRLYEVLSTTFEKGIAFIQPKKSKYLVPGDLLVSYLSGATLSVISFWVENDMPYTKKHMAEYLLKISRNGVLTTAGLELN; encoded by the coding sequence ATGAGCATAAAAAATAATCTCGACCCTCGTGTCATTCGAACTAGACAACTTTTACAAGATGCATTAATTACGCTACTATCAGATAAAGAATTCGAAGCGATCAGTGTACAAGATATAACTAAAAAAGCAAATGTTAACAGAGCAACCTTTTATAGCCATTACGAAGACAAATACCAAATGGTCCGCCAAATCGTTAGAGAAAAACTAGTTGATTTGGATAGCGCCATGAAAAATGTAGATTTTAGTAAATATGACGGAAACACAAACTCACTCGATGAAATGGCCTTAAAATCCTATTTCCATCTATTCGAACATATCGAAAAAAACAGTTACTTCTACAAGGTCCTCCTAAAAAGACAAGGACCAAATATATTTAGAAGAAGACTTTACGAAGTATTATCAACAACGTTCGAAAAAGGCATTGCATTCATACAACCAAAAAAGAGTAAATACCTTGTTCCAGGTGACCTACTAGTAAGTTATTTATCAGGTGCAACTCTCAGCGTAATTTCATTTTGGGTTGAAAATGACATGCCATACACAAAAAAACACATGGCAGAATACCTTTTAAAAATCTCAAGAAATGGTGTTTTAACAACAGCGGGATTGGAATTAAACTAA
- a CDS encoding S8 family serine peptidase yields the protein MKNYFLKIIICLVFLLFPFKDVYVNAHVQQKQVALISIKDGMITQAIKYIGERFPNVTVRQQYTETYYGFSVSGSLEELSQLAKMPLVKDMHFVTTYRAHLEDSIPFIGADEAQLYKDQRGRKITGEGVKVGVIDTGVDYRHPDLKSNYGGGYDTIDLDKDPMETKLEEKSTFHGTHVAGVIAANGKRKGVAPKATIYAYRALGPGGVGTSETVMAAIERAVKDKVDIINLSLGNDVNGPDWPTSIALDKAVEKGVLAITAAGNSGPGLWTVGSPATASKALTVGASYPPVLFPSIHVKNKETIISPMIGSAKWSKSLNGRFVFKKYGEKRDLKRVKNKIVLIERGKITFTDKVKNAQDAGAKAVIVFNNIDGNFIGQIKGKFTVPAATISRKEGLMIKKIIEKNKVEAKTGHEKKVDILADFSSRGPVTGTWQMKPDLLAPGVQIKSTIPGGYLALQGTSMASPHVAGAAALVKQLHPDWSMEDLKSVLVNTAIPLYKNNKKMYHAYEQGAGRLDIEKALETETTLFPTSLSLGVTRKTDLQVKKDFVVKISNKSNMPKQVTAINNQPATGIQWVLPKPFTIPAHTSKKINLTATVDTKVLRDGFYDGAITFSTNDDENLRMPFLLLQGEPNFPSVMGFHFGRVKGKNRYKYELYLPSKVEEYKIAVFESETFRLLGVIDEQENSKRGIIKKELVLKDFPKSGIYKFVIFYKRKQYESATESYVNVAKIYVED from the coding sequence ATGAAAAATTACTTTCTTAAAATAATTATTTGTCTAGTTTTTTTACTATTTCCATTTAAAGATGTTTATGTAAATGCACATGTACAACAAAAACAGGTAGCTTTAATTTCGATTAAAGATGGAATGATTACACAGGCCATAAAATATATTGGTGAACGTTTCCCAAATGTAACCGTAAGGCAACAATACACTGAGACGTACTATGGTTTTTCAGTATCGGGTTCTCTTGAAGAGTTATCACAGTTAGCTAAAATGCCGTTAGTAAAGGATATGCATTTTGTTACAACTTATAGAGCTCATTTAGAAGATAGCATCCCTTTTATTGGAGCAGATGAAGCTCAATTATATAAGGATCAAAGAGGAAGAAAGATTACGGGTGAAGGCGTTAAGGTAGGAGTAATCGATACTGGTGTAGATTACAGACATCCTGATTTGAAATCAAATTATGGTGGCGGTTACGATACGATTGATTTAGATAAAGACCCTATGGAAACTAAACTTGAAGAAAAGAGTACGTTTCATGGTACTCATGTAGCTGGTGTAATAGCGGCTAATGGAAAAAGAAAAGGCGTTGCGCCTAAGGCAACAATCTATGCATACCGTGCTCTTGGACCTGGTGGTGTTGGTACATCTGAAACTGTTATGGCTGCAATTGAGCGAGCAGTAAAGGATAAAGTAGATATTATTAATTTATCACTAGGTAATGATGTCAATGGACCAGACTGGCCGACAAGTATTGCGTTAGATAAGGCAGTAGAGAAGGGTGTACTAGCAATTACGGCTGCAGGAAACTCTGGACCAGGTCTTTGGACTGTCGGTTCTCCCGCAACTGCATCAAAAGCTTTAACAGTTGGTGCGAGCTATCCGCCTGTCCTCTTCCCATCTATACATGTGAAAAATAAAGAGACCATTATTAGTCCAATGATCGGATCTGCTAAATGGAGTAAAAGTTTAAATGGGCGATTTGTGTTTAAGAAATATGGGGAAAAGCGTGATTTAAAAAGAGTAAAAAACAAAATTGTCTTGATTGAAAGGGGAAAAATCACATTCACTGATAAAGTAAAAAATGCTCAAGATGCTGGTGCTAAAGCTGTTATTGTCTTTAATAATATTGATGGAAATTTCATCGGACAAATTAAAGGTAAATTTACTGTTCCAGCTGCGACTATTTCAAGAAAAGAAGGCTTAATGATCAAGAAAATCATTGAAAAAAATAAAGTGGAAGCTAAAACTGGACATGAAAAGAAGGTTGATATTCTAGCCGATTTCAGTTCTAGAGGACCAGTAACAGGTACTTGGCAAATGAAGCCGGATTTATTAGCTCCAGGTGTACAAATAAAAAGTACAATTCCTGGTGGATATTTAGCACTTCAAGGAACGAGTATGGCAAGTCCACACGTTGCTGGAGCAGCTGCTCTAGTAAAACAATTGCACCCAGATTGGAGTATGGAAGATTTAAAAAGTGTGCTAGTCAATACAGCAATACCATTATATAAGAATAATAAAAAGATGTATCATGCGTACGAACAAGGTGCTGGAAGATTAGATATTGAAAAAGCACTAGAGACTGAGACAACATTATTCCCGACGTCTTTATCTTTAGGAGTAACGAGAAAAACAGATTTACAAGTTAAGAAAGATTTTGTCGTAAAAATATCTAATAAATCAAATATGCCAAAACAAGTTACAGCTATAAATAATCAGCCAGCGACTGGAATACAATGGGTATTACCTAAGCCTTTTACAATTCCAGCGCACACTAGCAAAAAGATTAATCTTACAGCAACAGTTGATACGAAAGTATTAAGAGATGGATTTTATGATGGAGCAATTACGTTTAGTACAAATGATGATGAAAATCTAAGAATGCCGTTTTTATTACTACAAGGAGAACCGAACTTTCCGTCAGTAATGGGATTTCACTTTGGTAGAGTAAAAGGTAAAAATCGCTATAAATATGAACTTTATTTACCAAGTAAGGTTGAGGAATACAAAATCGCTGTTTTTGAATCAGAAACATTCCGTTTGTTGGGTGTCATTGATGAACAGGAGAATAGTAAAAGGGGAATTATCAAAAAGGAATTAGTTTTAAAAGACTTTCCTAAAAGTGGAATTTATAAGTTTGTGATCTTTTATAAACGTAAACAATATGAAAGTGCAACGGAATCTTACGTCAACGTCGCTAAAATTTATGTTGAAGACTAA
- the atpB gene encoding F0F1 ATP synthase subunit A, giving the protein MEHGTYNYHFLGLGFTLTNVLMTTIAAVIVFIIAVTCSRSLLLRPTGKQNFLEWVVDFVKNIIGSTMDWETGGRFLTLGVTLLMYIFVSNMLGLPFDISVDGKSVWKSPTSDPVITLSLAIFIVGLSHYYGIKMRGFKAYGKGFFQPMGFLFPLKIIEELANTLTLGLRLYGNIFAGEILLGLLATMGTHAYATSAGEGILWTIAAAIPMLVWQGFSVFVGSIQAFIFVMLTMVYLSHKVADEH; this is encoded by the coding sequence TTGGAACACGGCACTTATAATTATCATTTTCTTGGTTTAGGTTTTACGTTAACAAATGTTCTGATGACTACCATTGCTGCAGTAATCGTTTTTATCATCGCAGTTACATGTTCAAGAAGTCTGCTATTACGCCCAACAGGTAAGCAAAACTTTTTAGAATGGGTTGTTGATTTCGTTAAAAACATTATTGGAAGTACAATGGATTGGGAAACTGGTGGTCGCTTCCTTACATTAGGTGTGACATTGCTGATGTACATATTTGTATCAAATATGTTAGGTCTTCCTTTCGATATTTCAGTCGATGGAAAGTCTGTTTGGAAATCACCTACATCTGACCCAGTTATTACGTTATCATTAGCAATCTTTATTGTTGGTTTATCACATTATTATGGTATTAAAATGAGAGGCTTTAAGGCTTATGGAAAAGGATTTTTCCAGCCAATGGGATTCTTATTTCCACTAAAGATTATTGAGGAATTAGCAAACACATTAACGCTAGGTCTTCGTCTTTATGGAAACATTTTTGCGGGTGAGATCTTACTAGGATTACTTGCAACTATGGGAACACATGCTTATGCAACAAGTGCAGGAGAAGGTATCCTTTGGACAATCGCAGCAGCAATACCAATGCTAGTATGGCAAGGTTTCTCTGTATTCGTAGGTTCAATCCAAGCGTTTATCTTCGTAATGTTAACAATGGTTTACTTGTCACATAAAGTGGCGGACGAGCATTAA